A single genomic interval of Comamonas sp. 26 harbors:
- the gap gene encoding type I glyceraldehyde-3-phosphate dehydrogenase has product MTIKVGINGFGRIGRNVLRSAVQNFSDIEIVGINDLLEPDYLAYMLKYDSVHGRFDGEVSVEGNTLVVNGKKIRLTQERDPANLKWNEVGADIVIESTGLFLTKETAQKHIDAGAKKVILSAPSKDDTPMFVFGVNHATYKGEAIISNASCTTNCLAPVAKVLNDKWGIKRGLMTTVHAATATQKTVDGPSNKDWRGGRGILENIIPSSTGAAKAVGVVIPELNKKLTGMSFRVPTSDVSVVDLTVELNSEATYEEICAEMKAQSQGALKGVLGYTEDKVVATDFRGETCTSVFDAEAGIALDKTFVKVVSWYDNEWGYSNKCLEMVRVVAK; this is encoded by the coding sequence ATGACGATCAAGGTAGGCATCAACGGTTTTGGCCGCATCGGCCGTAACGTGCTGCGTTCCGCAGTGCAAAACTTCTCCGACATCGAAATCGTCGGCATCAACGACCTGCTGGAGCCCGACTACCTGGCTTACATGCTCAAGTACGACAGCGTGCACGGTCGTTTTGACGGCGAAGTTTCGGTTGAAGGCAACACCCTGGTCGTCAACGGCAAGAAGATCCGCCTGACCCAAGAGCGCGACCCCGCCAACCTGAAGTGGAACGAAGTCGGTGCCGACATCGTGATCGAATCCACCGGCTTGTTCCTGACCAAGGAAACCGCCCAGAAGCACATCGACGCTGGCGCCAAGAAGGTGATTCTGTCCGCGCCTTCCAAGGACGACACCCCCATGTTCGTGTTCGGCGTGAACCACGCCACCTACAAGGGCGAAGCCATCATCTCCAACGCATCGTGCACCACCAACTGCCTGGCTCCCGTGGCCAAGGTGCTGAACGACAAGTGGGGCATCAAGCGCGGCCTGATGACCACCGTGCACGCAGCGACTGCCACACAAAAGACCGTGGACGGCCCTTCCAACAAAGACTGGCGCGGCGGCCGCGGCATTCTGGAAAACATCATTCCTTCCAGCACTGGCGCAGCCAAGGCCGTGGGCGTGGTGATTCCCGAGTTGAACAAGAAGCTGACCGGCATGTCCTTCCGCGTGCCTACGTCTGACGTGTCCGTGGTCGACCTGACCGTGGAACTGAACAGCGAAGCCACCTACGAAGAAATCTGCGCCGAAATGAAGGCCCAGTCCCAAGGCGCTCTGAAGGGCGTGCTGGGCTACACCGAAGACAAGGTTGTTGCGACTGACTTCCGCGGTGAAACCTGCACTTCCGTGTTTGACGCCGAAGCCGGTATCGCCCTGGACAAGACCTTCGTCAAGGTCGTGTCCTGGTACGACAACGAGTGGGGCTACTCCAACAAGTGCCTGGAAATGGTGCGCGTGGTGGCCAAGTAA